A region of Candidatus Dormiibacterota bacterium DNA encodes the following proteins:
- the alaS gene encoding alanine--tRNA ligase: MKSQDLRQAWIDFFTAKGHKHLPSASLIPDAMSTTLFTIAGMEQFVPVFLGDEPAPAPRAVTVQRCLRVAGAKSDIENVGRTGRHGTFLDMLGNFSFGDYYKREAIAWAWEFVTKVLRLDPARLYVTVHTTDDEAEQIWRTEVGLDPARITRFDEDNFWTMGPTGPCGPCTEIFYDSGAAYASGPDDTGPNLGNRYVEIWNVVFQQYNRSSDGKLSELPRKSIDTGAGLERMLAACNGQASMYETDLFTDLIVAQPPVGQTSLAAAEQRVRQNIIADHARAVTFLINDGVYPSNTDRGYVLRFLIRRAIRNGRLLGYPNGFLTELVPAVVQSLAPGYPELRGNVTRIQQALRTEEQTFDRTLERGMAMLDRLIADANEDRKRLISGEDAFVLHDTFGFPIELTREIAGDGGVAVDTAAFEKAMREQRDRARKDAASKRSVVAIAEVPAIKTAFAGYEGLESDGNIVAILREDKPVQALAVGERGVIVLDRTSFYAERGGQIGDRGRITFDGAVFEVTDTQYLGEAVAHHGVVKGGEFNVGERVQTAVFEWWREEIRRHHTSAHLLQRALRDVLGDDVVQAGSWVGIDRMRFDFRWPAGSLSREQRHAVARRVNEMIRDDASLVTRELPIEEAKTTGAIWMHGEKYGEKVRVVQAGPSVEFCGGTHSHSTGELGFFLILSESSIGSGVRRIESCVSRASEAYVEHQQSLVGDLAASLASTPDDLGDRVNHLQREIKDLQTAVGQLKARLASADAQTYLESAERNGDRSFVGAVVREANGEALRHLSNAIRTRMPSGVIALVGIDNGTVSVMVTASDDQVKAGAHAGNLVKLVAPLIDGKGGGQAAQAQGGGKNPDGAEAAVRAIREAVFA; encoded by the coding sequence ATGAAAAGCCAAGATTTACGCCAGGCCTGGATCGACTTCTTTACGGCCAAGGGGCACAAGCATCTGCCTTCGGCCAGCCTGATCCCCGATGCCATGTCCACCACGCTGTTTACCATCGCCGGGATGGAGCAGTTCGTGCCGGTCTTCTTAGGCGACGAGCCCGCTCCCGCGCCGCGCGCGGTGACCGTGCAGCGTTGCCTGCGGGTGGCCGGTGCCAAGAGCGATATCGAGAACGTCGGCCGGACCGGCCGCCACGGTACGTTCCTGGATATGCTGGGCAATTTCAGCTTCGGCGATTATTACAAGCGCGAAGCGATCGCCTGGGCCTGGGAGTTCGTCACCAAGGTGCTGCGCCTCGATCCGGCGCGGCTCTACGTTACCGTGCACACCACCGACGATGAAGCCGAGCAGATCTGGCGCACCGAAGTGGGCTTGGACCCGGCACGCATCACGCGCTTTGACGAAGACAATTTCTGGACGATGGGCCCGACCGGCCCCTGCGGCCCATGCACCGAGATTTTCTACGATTCCGGCGCAGCGTACGCGAGCGGCCCCGACGACACGGGGCCGAACTTGGGCAACCGATACGTCGAGATTTGGAACGTCGTCTTTCAGCAGTACAACCGCTCCTCCGACGGTAAGCTCTCGGAGTTGCCGCGTAAGTCCATCGATACGGGCGCGGGATTAGAGCGGATGCTGGCGGCGTGCAACGGGCAGGCCTCGATGTACGAGACCGATCTCTTCACCGATCTCATCGTGGCCCAACCGCCCGTCGGGCAGACGTCCCTTGCCGCGGCCGAGCAGCGCGTGCGGCAGAATATCATTGCCGACCATGCGCGCGCGGTAACGTTCCTCATCAACGACGGCGTCTATCCGTCCAATACCGATCGCGGCTACGTGCTGCGCTTCCTGATCCGCCGCGCGATTCGGAACGGTCGGCTGCTCGGCTATCCCAACGGTTTTCTCACGGAGCTGGTTCCCGCAGTCGTGCAATCGTTGGCGCCGGGCTACCCAGAGCTGCGCGGCAACGTCACGCGCATCCAGCAAGCGCTGCGCACCGAGGAACAGACCTTCGATCGCACGCTCGAGCGCGGCATGGCGATGCTCGATCGATTGATCGCCGATGCCAACGAAGATCGCAAGCGTCTCATCTCCGGCGAAGATGCGTTCGTGCTGCATGACACGTTCGGCTTCCCGATCGAGCTGACGCGCGAAATCGCCGGCGACGGCGGCGTCGCGGTCGATACCGCGGCGTTCGAAAAAGCGATGCGCGAACAACGCGATCGCGCGCGCAAAGACGCGGCCTCGAAGCGTTCGGTCGTCGCCATCGCGGAAGTTCCGGCGATCAAAACGGCGTTCGCCGGGTACGAAGGATTGGAGAGCGATGGGAATATCGTCGCGATTCTCCGGGAAGACAAGCCCGTGCAGGCGCTCGCCGTAGGCGAACGCGGCGTTATCGTGCTCGATCGCACGTCGTTTTACGCCGAACGCGGTGGCCAAATCGGCGACCGCGGACGCATTACCTTCGACGGCGCCGTTTTCGAGGTTACCGACACGCAGTATTTGGGCGAAGCGGTCGCGCACCACGGCGTCGTCAAAGGCGGAGAATTCAACGTCGGAGAGCGAGTCCAAACGGCGGTCTTTGAATGGTGGCGCGAAGAGATTCGGCGCCATCACACCTCGGCCCACCTCTTGCAGCGGGCGCTGCGCGACGTGCTTGGCGACGATGTGGTTCAAGCCGGGTCGTGGGTGGGCATCGATCGCATGCGCTTCGATTTTCGTTGGCCGGCCGGATCGCTCTCGCGCGAGCAACGGCACGCCGTCGCGCGGCGCGTCAACGAGATGATTCGCGACGACGCCTCGCTGGTGACGCGCGAATTGCCGATCGAAGAAGCGAAAACCACCGGCGCCATCTGGATGCACGGCGAGAAGTACGGCGAGAAGGTACGCGTCGTTCAAGCCGGCCCGTCGGTCGAGTTCTGCGGCGGCACGCACTCGCACTCAACCGGAGAGCTCGGATTCTTTCTCATTCTGAGCGAATCGTCGATCGGCAGCGGCGTGCGTCGCATCGAATCGTGCGTTTCGCGCGCTTCCGAAGCCTACGTCGAACATCAACAATCGTTGGTCGGCGATCTGGCGGCGTCCCTCGCATCGACGCCGGACGACCTGGGCGATCGCGTCAACCATCTCCAGCGCGAAATCAAAGATTTGCAGACGGCGGTCGGCCAGCTCAAGGCACGCCTGGCGTCTGCCGACGCCCAAACGTATCTCGAAAGTGCGGAACGTAACGGCGACCGATCCTTTGTCGGCGCGGTCGTTCGCGAAGCCAACGGTGAGGCGCTGCGTCATCTCTCAAATGCGATTCGGACGCGGATGCCCAGCGGCGTCATCGCACTCGTCGGCATCGACAACGGCACCGTAAGCGTCATGGTGACCGCGAGCGACGATCAGGTTAAAGCGGGCGCGCATGCGGGGAACCTGGTGAAGCTCGTGGCGCCGCTCATCGATGGAAAAGGCGGCGGACAGGCGGCGCAGGCGCAGGGCGGCGGCAAGAACCCCGACGGAGCCGAGGCCGCCGTGCGCGCCATTCGAGAGGCCGTCTTCGCATGA